The Streptomyces tendae DNA segment ACCCGAATCTCACATCGTCGAACGCCCCGGCCGAGGGCCGGCCGGGGCGAAGGTCCCGTGCGCCCAACCGGGCCGCACCCGCGGCGCAGTAGGCTTCGCGCGAGAGCCGGAGCCCCTGAACCCATGGGGACACACCAGCCCGAGGAGCGCCCCGAATGAGCCTGACCCTGAGGACCATCAGTCGCGAGCAGCATCTGGCGTACATCCAGAGCCTGCCGTCGGCGAGCCACATGCAGGTCCCGGCCTGGGCAGACGTCAAGGCGGAATGGCGCGCTGAGAACCTCGGTTGGTTCGACGACCGCACCGGCGAGATGGTCGGTGCCGGTCTGGTCCTCTACCGTCAGCTGCCCAAGATCAAGCGCTATCTCGCCTACCTGCCCGAGGGCCCGGTCATCAACTGGTTCGCGCCGAATCTGCAGGAGTGGATCGAGCCGATGCTCGCCCACCTGAAGCAGCAGGGCGCCTTCTCCGTGAAGATGGGCCCGCCGGTGATCATCCGGCGCTGGGAGGCCGCCACCATCAAGCGCGGCATCCAGGACCAGGACGTCAAGCGTCTGCGTGATCTGGAGGCCGACTTCATCGAGCCCCGCGCCTTCGAGGTCGCGGACAAGCTGCGCCGTATGGGATGGCAGCAGGGTGAGGACGGCGGCGCCGGCTTCGGCGACGTCCAGCCGCGCTACGTCTACCAGGTGCCGCTGGCCAACCGCTCGCTGGAAGAGGTCCACAAGAACTTCAACCAGCTGTGGCGCCGCAACATCAAGAAGGCGGAGAAGGCCGGCGTCGAGGTCGTCCAGGGCGGTTACGAGGACCTGGCCGAGTGGCAGCGGCTGTACGAGATCACGGCCGTGCGCGACCACTTCCGGCCGCGCCCCCTGTCGTACTTCCAGCGCATGTGGACGGCCCTCAACACCGAGGACCCCAACCGCATGAGGCTGTACTTCGCCCGGCACAACGGCGTGAACCTGTCCGCGGCGACGATGCTGATCGTCGGCGGGCACGTCTGGTACTCCTACGGAGCCTCCGACAACATCGGCCGCGAGGTCCGGCCCTCGAACGCGATGCAGTGGCGGATGCTGCGCGACGCCTACGCGCTCGGCGCCACCGTGTACGACCTGCGCGGCATCTCCGACTCGCTGGACGAGACGGACCACCTCTTCGGTCTGATCCAGTTCAAGGTGGGCACCGGCGGCCAGGCGGCCGAGTACCTCGGCGAGTGGGACTTCCCGCTGAACAAACTGCTCCACAAGGCACTCGACATGTACATGTCGCGCCGCTGACACGCGCTTCTCCGCGGTCTTCGTCTTCGTAGCCCGACGGCTTCGTCGCCTCCCATACCTTTGATACACCGCAGCCACGAGAAAGGTTCCAGGTCCGGCCATGGCGCTCACGCTCTACGTCGACACCGCGCGCTGGCGGGCGCATCACAAGCACGTGCAGGAGCAGTTCCCGGGACTGGTCCCCGTCTGCAAGGGCAACGGCTACGGCTTCGGCCACGAGCGGCTCGCCGAGGAGGCCACTCGGATGGGCTCGGACGTCCTGGCCGTCGGCACGACGTACGAGGCCGCCCGGATCAAGGACTGGTTCGGCGGTGACCTGCTGGTGCTGACGCCGTACCGCCGCGGCGAGGAGCCGGTGCCGCTGCCCGACCGGGTGATCCGCTCGGTGTCGTCGGTGGACGGCGTGTACGGCCTGGTCGGTGCGCGCGTCGTCATCGAGGTCATGTCGTCGATGAAGCGGCACGGCATCAGCGAGCAGGACCTGCCCCAGCTGCACGCCGCGATAGAGAACGTCCGGCTGGAGGGTTTCGCCATCCACCTCCCGCTGGACCGCACCGACGGCTCCGACGCCGTCGAGGAGGTCATCGGCTGGATGGACCGCCTGCGGGCGGCCCGCCTGCCGCTGCACACGATGTTCGTGAGCCACCTCAAGGCCGACGAGCTCGCGCGTCTTCAGCAGCAGTTCCCGCAGACCCGTTTCCGCGCACGGATCGGTACCCGGCTCTGGCTGGGGGACCACGAGGCCACCGAGTACCGGGGCGCGGTTCTGGACGTCACGCGCGTCACCAAGGGGGACCGGTTCGGTTACCGCCAGCAGAAGGCCGCCTCCGACGGCTACCTGGTGGTCGTGGCGGGCGGAACGTCCCACGGGGTCGGGCTGGAGGCCCCCAAGGCCCTGCACGGCGTCATGCCGCGCGCCAAGGGCGTGGCCCGCGCGGGCCTCGCCACGGTCAACCGGAACCTGTCGCCGTTCGTGTGGGGCGGTAAGCAGCGCTGGTTCGCCGAGCCGCCGCACATGCAGGTGTCCATCCTGTTCGTGCCGGCCGACGCGCCGGAGCCCAGGGTCGGCGAGGAGCTGGTGGCCCATCTGCGGCACACCACCACGCAGTTCGACCGGCTCGTCGACCGCTGACGACACACACGAAGGGCCGTGCACGGAGTTCCGTGCACGGCCCTTCGTGCGTTCCGGTGGGGGTGCCGGACGGACGCGGCGGAGTGCCCGCGCGGAGTCTGTTCGCTCAGAGCGAACCGCCGGTGGCTCCCGTCCGGCCCCACTCGACCTGAGGGCCCTCGAAGTGGGCCGCGTGCCGCGCCGGGCGGGCCGCGGGACCGAGCACGAACACGTCCTCGGTGCCGTCCAGCACGCCGCCGGACGGGTCGTCGTCGCCTGAGCTGCGCACCGGGTCGCGCTCCGGCATCAGGATGTCGCGGACGACCATGACGCACAGGTAGAGCGTCCCCAGCAGGTGCACGCCGATGGCCCAGTGGTAACCGTCGGTGGGCAGGCCCTTGTGGGCGTCCCCGCTGGTCGTGTACGCGAGGTACATCCAGATGCCCAGGAAGTACGCCACCTCGCAGGCCTGCCAGATCAGGAAGTCCCGCCACTTGGGCCGGGCGAGCGCCGCCAGCGGCACGAGCCACAGCACGTACTGCGGCGAGTAGACCTTGTTGGTGAGGATGAACGCGGCGACGATCAGGAAGGCAAGCTGGGCGAAGCGCGGCCGGCGCGGAGCCGTGAGCGCCAGAGCGGCCACTCCCGCACAGCACAACAGCATGAGCAGCGTCGCGAACGTGTTGACCGTCTCCGTGCTGAGCGGATCGTCGGAGTTCTGCGCCAGGATCAGCCAGAACGACCCGAAGTCGACCCCGCGCTCCTGGCTGAACGTGTAGAACTTCGACCAGCCCTCGAAGGCGAACAGCATCACCGGAACATTCACGACGAGCCAGGCGACGACGGCCCCGACGAGCGCCGTACCGAACTGCCGCCA contains these protein-coding regions:
- the femX gene encoding peptidoglycan bridge formation glycyltransferase FemX — translated: MSLTLRTISREQHLAYIQSLPSASHMQVPAWADVKAEWRAENLGWFDDRTGEMVGAGLVLYRQLPKIKRYLAYLPEGPVINWFAPNLQEWIEPMLAHLKQQGAFSVKMGPPVIIRRWEAATIKRGIQDQDVKRLRDLEADFIEPRAFEVADKLRRMGWQQGEDGGAGFGDVQPRYVYQVPLANRSLEEVHKNFNQLWRRNIKKAEKAGVEVVQGGYEDLAEWQRLYEITAVRDHFRPRPLSYFQRMWTALNTEDPNRMRLYFARHNGVNLSAATMLIVGGHVWYSYGASDNIGREVRPSNAMQWRMLRDAYALGATVYDLRGISDSLDETDHLFGLIQFKVGTGGQAAEYLGEWDFPLNKLLHKALDMYMSRR
- a CDS encoding alanine racemase encodes the protein MALTLYVDTARWRAHHKHVQEQFPGLVPVCKGNGYGFGHERLAEEATRMGSDVLAVGTTYEAARIKDWFGGDLLVLTPYRRGEEPVPLPDRVIRSVSSVDGVYGLVGARVVIEVMSSMKRHGISEQDLPQLHAAIENVRLEGFAIHLPLDRTDGSDAVEEVIGWMDRLRAARLPLHTMFVSHLKADELARLQQQFPQTRFRARIGTRLWLGDHEATEYRGAVLDVTRVTKGDRFGYRQQKAASDGYLVVVAGGTSHGVGLEAPKALHGVMPRAKGVARAGLATVNRNLSPFVWGGKQRWFAEPPHMQVSILFVPADAPEPRVGEELVAHLRHTTTQFDRLVDR